The following proteins are co-located in the Streptomyces sp. DT2A-34 genome:
- a CDS encoding NUDIX hydrolase: MTQAHGSDSKPDASVIVARDDHGQVAILSADFPHHGGEYLFLPGGKAEPGETPEQCAHRELLEEAGITAESWRHLGSYAMTLNSTARVHLFEATQLTCGPQQLMPWEADFKLMWWSMEAALKAVDEGRFLLQGGPLALLLAARTPADT, from the coding sequence ATGACTCAAGCCCACGGCAGCGATTCGAAGCCTGACGCTTCCGTGATCGTCGCCCGTGACGATCACGGACAGGTCGCCATCCTGAGCGCAGACTTCCCCCACCATGGGGGCGAGTACCTGTTCCTCCCCGGAGGCAAGGCGGAGCCCGGCGAGACGCCGGAACAATGCGCTCACCGCGAACTCCTCGAAGAGGCAGGCATCACCGCCGAGTCCTGGCGGCACCTGGGCTCGTACGCCATGACGCTCAACTCCACCGCCAGGGTGCACCTCTTCGAGGCCACACAGCTCACCTGCGGCCCTCAGCAGCTCATGCCGTGGGAAGCGGACTTCAAGCTCATGTGGTGGTCGATGGAAGCGGCCCTCAAGGCTGTCGATGAGGGCCGCTTCCTTTTGCAGGGTGGCCCGCTGGCACTGCTTCTCGCGGCCAGGACGCCCGCCGACACCTAG
- a CDS encoding MerR family transcriptional regulator produces the protein MRPEMLTIGVFAKACRLSPKALRLYDELNLLRPARVDPDTGYRYYAPAQLEQARLVAWLRRLGMPLARIREVCGLAPEEAAAEIRAYWARVEADTAVRRDLAEFLIDQLTTASRNDRKDTTMLELHYSAHSDRGRVRPANQDTAYAGTRLLAVADGCGPEGAAASSAAVEALRFLDTAELPAGNVLNLLEEAVQGATEAVRDAADGAGEDTGTTLTALLWTGSRLALVHIGDSRAYLLRDGALFRITDDHTVVQSLIDEGRLTPEEAKTHPQRALLLKALSPTTPATPDLRLHDAAPGDRYLLCSDGLSGVVPDTHIRHLLTSAPAPDTAVHALIAAANDAGGPDNVSCVVADVVERGA, from the coding sequence ATGCGGCCGGAAATGCTCACGATCGGCGTCTTCGCGAAGGCGTGCCGGCTGTCGCCGAAGGCACTGCGTCTCTACGACGAGCTGAACCTGCTGCGTCCGGCGCGCGTCGACCCCGACACGGGTTACCGCTACTACGCGCCCGCCCAGCTGGAGCAGGCACGTCTGGTCGCGTGGCTGCGCCGCTTGGGCATGCCGCTGGCGCGGATCCGTGAGGTGTGTGGGCTCGCGCCCGAGGAGGCGGCCGCGGAGATCCGCGCGTACTGGGCGCGGGTGGAGGCGGACACGGCGGTACGGCGGGACCTGGCCGAGTTCCTGATCGACCAGCTGACCACAGCGTCGAGGAACGACAGGAAGGACACCACCATGCTGGAACTCCACTACTCCGCCCACTCGGACCGAGGCCGGGTCCGCCCCGCCAACCAGGACACCGCCTACGCGGGCACCCGGCTGCTCGCGGTGGCCGACGGCTGCGGCCCCGAGGGCGCGGCGGCGAGCAGCGCGGCCGTGGAGGCGCTGCGCTTCCTGGACACGGCCGAGCTTCCGGCGGGCAACGTCCTCAACCTGCTGGAGGAGGCGGTGCAGGGCGCCACGGAGGCGGTCCGGGACGCGGCGGACGGTGCCGGCGAGGACACCGGCACGACACTGACGGCGCTGCTGTGGACGGGCTCGCGGCTGGCCCTGGTGCACATCGGCGACTCCCGTGCCTATCTGCTCCGCGACGGCGCCCTCTTCCGCATCACCGACGACCACACGGTGGTCCAGTCGCTGATCGACGAGGGCCGCCTGACCCCGGAGGAGGCCAAGACCCACCCCCAGCGCGCCCTGCTCCTCAAAGCCCTCTCCCCCACCACCCCCGCGACCCCGGACCTCCGCCTCCACGACGCCGCCCCCGGCGACCGCTACCTCCTCTGCTCCGACGGCCTCTCCGGCGTCGTCCCCGACACCCACATCCGCCACCTCCTCACCTCCGCCCCGGCCCCCGACACCGCCGTACACGCCCTGATCGCCGCGGCGAACGACGCCGGCGGCCCGGACAACGTCAGCTGCGTGGTGGCGGACGTGGTGGAACGGGGGGCCTGA
- a CDS encoding RimK family alpha-L-glutamate ligase, translating to MPRIALVTCRPGPEVAVDRDLPVLVRALREAGAEAESVVWDDERADWGGYDLAVIRSTWDYSWRAAEFLAWAERCGKATRLANPAEVVRWNADKRYLGRLAEAGVPVVPTRYIAPGDGTDGTDGINAIDGLPVDHEYVVKPTSGAGARFAARYAPDDHDTAVRQLARMHAEGFTAMVQPYLKNIDVSGERALQFYGGRLLHASRKGAVLTPGTPYDERKVAHPGLEPWTPTPAELAVAERALAAVPEAPELLYARVDLVDGEDGQPRVMELELVEPNLFLSLHPGSVPRVVEAILAAAEQQQ from the coding sequence GTGCCCCGCATAGCCCTCGTCACCTGCCGTCCCGGCCCCGAGGTCGCCGTCGACCGCGACCTCCCCGTGCTGGTGCGGGCGCTGCGGGAGGCCGGGGCCGAGGCGGAGTCCGTGGTGTGGGACGACGAGCGGGCCGACTGGGGCGGGTACGACCTCGCCGTGATCCGTTCCACCTGGGACTACAGCTGGCGGGCGGCGGAGTTCCTGGCGTGGGCGGAGCGGTGCGGCAAGGCCACCCGGCTCGCGAACCCGGCCGAGGTGGTGCGGTGGAACGCCGACAAGCGGTACCTCGGCCGGCTTGCCGAGGCGGGCGTGCCGGTCGTGCCCACCCGGTACATCGCGCCCGGGGACGGCACCGACGGCACCGACGGCATCAACGCCATCGACGGGCTCCCCGTCGATCACGAATACGTCGTCAAGCCCACCTCCGGCGCGGGTGCGCGGTTCGCCGCCCGTTACGCACCCGACGACCACGACACCGCCGTACGCCAGCTCGCGCGCATGCACGCGGAGGGGTTCACCGCGATGGTGCAGCCCTACCTCAAGAACATCGACGTCAGCGGGGAGCGGGCCCTGCAGTTCTACGGCGGCCGCCTGCTGCACGCCAGCCGCAAGGGCGCCGTCCTCACCCCCGGGACGCCCTACGACGAGCGCAAGGTCGCCCATCCCGGCCTCGAACCCTGGACCCCCACCCCGGCCGAACTCGCCGTCGCCGAACGCGCCCTGGCCGCCGTACCGGAGGCCCCCGAGCTGCTGTACGCGCGCGTGGACCTCGTCGACGGGGAGGACGGCCAGCCGCGGGTCATGGAACTGGAGCTGGTCGAACCGAACCTGTTCCTGTCGCTGCACCCCGGGTCGGTGCCGCGGGTGGTGGAGGCGATCCTGGCGGCGGCGGAGCAGCAGCAGTAG
- a CDS encoding FkbM family methyltransferase: MTLAAHLAPLLPTRLVAAVARAVYPRFEPELARLAELCPAECGTAVDVGGWYGPWTRRLSRRARRVVTVEPVPHLARLLAATAPPNVRVVQAAAADRPGAARLWLPPHDAGDRGVSSLVRRNIHAKALPVSCVTLDELGLKDVGFVKVDVDGSELAVLRGATAILARDRPALFVELESRIQPIAPVVTYLSLLGYDGWVLPGRDWVPLSRFPLETHQAETSYVVTQGLLRRVLPFRGPRYVNSVLFLPDGRRPIGDDGAHALRKARR, translated from the coding sequence ATGACCCTGGCCGCGCACCTCGCCCCTCTGTTGCCCACCCGCCTGGTCGCCGCCGTCGCCCGGGCCGTGTACCCGCGCTTCGAGCCGGAGCTGGCCCGGCTGGCGGAGCTGTGTCCCGCCGAGTGCGGCACAGCCGTGGACGTCGGCGGGTGGTACGGCCCGTGGACGCGGCGGCTGTCGCGGCGGGCACGCCGGGTGGTGACCGTGGAACCGGTCCCGCATCTGGCGCGGCTCCTGGCGGCGACCGCTCCGCCCAACGTCCGGGTCGTGCAGGCCGCGGCGGCCGACCGCCCCGGCGCGGCCCGGCTCTGGCTGCCGCCGCACGACGCGGGCGACCGGGGGGTGTCCTCCCTGGTCCGCCGGAACATCCACGCCAAGGCACTGCCGGTCAGCTGTGTCACCCTCGACGAACTCGGTCTCAAGGACGTCGGGTTCGTCAAGGTCGACGTGGACGGCAGCGAGCTCGCGGTGCTGCGCGGCGCGACCGCCATCCTGGCGCGCGACCGGCCCGCCCTGTTCGTCGAGCTGGAGTCCCGCATCCAGCCGATCGCCCCGGTGGTGACGTATCTGTCGCTGCTCGGCTACGACGGCTGGGTCCTGCCCGGCCGCGACTGGGTGCCCCTGAGCCGCTTCCCGCTGGAGACCCACCAGGCGGAGACCTCGTACGTCGTCACCCAGGGCCTGCTGCGCCGGGTCCTGCCCTTCCGCGGCCCGCGGTACGTCAACTCGGTCCTCTTTCTCCCCGACGGCCGCCGCCCGATCGGCGACGATGGAGCGCATGCCCTCCGGAAAGCACGCCGCTAG
- a CDS encoding Trm112 family protein, translated as MKPDDPLLQILACPLDKGQLHLVVPDGPADTEEAEEAEEAAEALYNPRLRRRYPIVDGIPQLLPASGEQVSDDEHEELLKRMAP; from the coding sequence ATGAAACCCGACGACCCCCTGCTCCAGATCCTGGCGTGTCCCCTCGACAAGGGGCAGCTGCACCTCGTCGTACCGGACGGCCCCGCCGATACGGAAGAGGCGGAAGAGGCGGAAGAAGCGGCCGAGGCGCTGTACAACCCCCGTCTGCGCCGCCGCTACCCGATCGTCGACGGCATCCCGCAGCTGCTGCCGGCCTCCGGGGAGCAGGTCTCCGACGACGAGCACGAGGAACTCCTCAAACGGATGGCCCCATGA
- a CDS encoding bifunctional 2-polyprenyl-6-hydroxyphenol methylase/3-demethylubiquinol 3-O-methyltransferase UbiG: protein MTTTPVKPPDLRDFYENPAVPVASGTPRSRRQARMLAEALGPATADGRTRTILDIGCGDGTAAATAAPFLPGHRIVGIDWSQDALRRARTRVPYAVRGELTGGGLPFGSGSADAVLFSEVIEHLVDPDAALDEIRRVLRPGGHLMLSTPNLAAWYNRALLLAGVQPVFSEVSLRAIHGRPGREVVGHLRLYTARALREFVAASGFEVVRLAGAPFHGVPRPLRPLDRLACARPSLASILLLHARRT, encoded by the coding sequence GTGACGACCACCCCGGTGAAACCCCCCGACCTGCGCGACTTCTACGAGAACCCGGCCGTCCCCGTCGCCTCCGGCACCCCCCGCAGCCGCCGCCAGGCCCGCATGCTCGCCGAAGCCCTGGGACCGGCCACCGCCGACGGCCGTACCCGCACGATCCTCGACATCGGCTGCGGCGACGGCACCGCCGCGGCCACCGCCGCCCCCTTCCTCCCCGGCCACCGCATCGTCGGCATCGACTGGTCCCAGGACGCCCTGCGCCGGGCCCGCACCCGGGTCCCGTACGCCGTCCGCGGTGAACTCACCGGCGGCGGCCTGCCGTTCGGGTCCGGTTCCGCCGACGCCGTGCTGTTCAGCGAGGTGATCGAGCACCTCGTCGACCCGGACGCCGCCCTGGACGAGATCCGCCGCGTGCTGCGCCCCGGCGGCCACCTCATGCTCTCCACGCCGAACCTGGCCGCCTGGTACAACCGCGCCCTGCTGCTGGCCGGGGTGCAGCCGGTGTTCTCGGAGGTCAGCCTGCGGGCCATCCACGGCCGGCCGGGGCGGGAGGTCGTGGGGCATCTGCGGCTCTACACCGCCCGTGCGCTGCGGGAGTTCGTGGCCGCGTCCGGTTTCGAGGTCGTACGCCTCGCGGGCGCGCCCTTCCACGGCGTACCGCGTCCCCTCCGGCCCCTCGACCGGCTGGCCTGCGCGAGACCGTCGCTGGCGTCGATCCTGCTGCTGCACGCGCGAAGGACGTAA
- a CDS encoding condensation protein: MTALQQPARAEGPLRPPVRVPFPVVDEVARHCLQEEEPETVHIEVHLPGRLDAGRLRAAFAQALRRHPRILVREAPGRWYRRRYEWELTAEPDVEVVSFPAPGRDTLRDARTRALTEAPPLSLSPPIRLEVVEGSGPVEGSEATDAVGVQPRGADGPPPRTAQGTVLFLTINHTALDGPACLRVLATAAELYGGQDNSPAAPPTRTTEPQPPTEELPSNWSHAARVAQGTPEPSPGNGMLVTELPLPHRPKGSPYTVNDQLMVTTALTIAHWNREHGAHPRPLRITMPVDDRPRDTTMPIGNGTRLVEVPFTPEELAAHDPDHMPALLHRTATRTRALKSLPRPQLGHGASLLTAPWAPVAVRAALTRGLRRAAAPWTSTTLLSNIGRIPYPLDFGEEAGRAHAVWFSAPARMPRGLTVTTASTAGRLHLALRWSRALLSHGDGAHLRDLFEHYLHTTEVTP; this comes from the coding sequence ATGACCGCACTGCAGCAGCCCGCACGTGCCGAGGGTCCACTGCGTCCGCCGGTACGCGTCCCGTTCCCGGTCGTGGACGAGGTCGCCCGGCACTGCCTCCAGGAGGAGGAGCCGGAGACGGTGCACATCGAGGTGCACCTTCCGGGGCGGCTGGACGCGGGGCGCCTGCGCGCGGCCTTCGCTCAGGCGCTGCGCCGGCATCCTCGCATCCTCGTGCGGGAGGCGCCGGGGCGGTGGTATCGGCGCCGGTACGAGTGGGAGCTGACGGCGGAGCCGGACGTGGAGGTGGTGAGCTTTCCGGCGCCGGGCCGGGACACGTTGCGGGATGCGCGGACGCGGGCGCTGACGGAGGCACCGCCGCTGTCCCTGTCGCCGCCGATACGGCTGGAGGTGGTGGAGGGGAGCGGGCCGGTCGAGGGGAGCGAGGCGACCGATGCCGTAGGTGTCCAGCCGCGCGGAGCCGACGGTCCGCCGCCACGCACGGCACAAGGGACCGTGCTCTTCCTCACGATCAACCACACCGCCCTCGACGGCCCGGCCTGTCTCCGCGTCCTCGCCACCGCCGCGGAGCTGTACGGCGGCCAGGACAACTCCCCCGCGGCCCCGCCCACCCGCACGACCGAACCCCAACCCCCCACCGAGGAACTCCCCTCCAACTGGTCCCACGCCGCGCGGGTAGCGCAAGGCACCCCCGAGCCCTCCCCCGGCAACGGCATGCTCGTCACCGAACTCCCCCTCCCCCACCGCCCCAAGGGCTCCCCCTACACGGTCAACGACCAGCTCATGGTCACCACCGCCCTGACCATCGCCCACTGGAACAGAGAACACGGCGCCCACCCCCGCCCCCTGCGCATCACCATGCCCGTGGACGACCGCCCCCGCGACACCACCATGCCCATCGGAAACGGCACCCGCCTGGTCGAAGTCCCCTTCACGCCTGAGGAGTTGGCGGCGCACGACCCCGACCACATGCCCGCCCTCCTGCACCGCACAGCCACCCGCACCCGCGCCCTCAAGTCCCTCCCCCGCCCCCAACTCGGCCACGGCGCCTCCCTCCTCACCGCCCCGTGGGCCCCCGTCGCCGTCCGCGCCGCCCTCACCCGCGGACTGCGCAGAGCCGCCGCGCCCTGGACCTCGACCACCCTCCTCAGCAACATCGGCCGTATCCCGTACCCCCTGGACTTCGGCGAGGAGGCCGGCCGCGCGCACGCCGTGTGGTTCTCGGCGCCGGCCCGGATGCCCCGCGGCCTCACCGTCACCACGGCCTCCACCGCGGGCCGCCTCCACCTCGCCCTGCGCTGGTCGCGCGCCCTGCTCAGCCACGGCGACGGCGCCCACCTCCGCGACCTCTTCGAGCACTACCTGCACACCACGGAGGTGACCCCGTGA